In Listeria cossartiae subsp. cossartiae, one genomic interval encodes:
- a CDS encoding Nif3-like dinuclear metal center hexameric protein encodes MKVANGYEYTAIMEKIAPKKLAMQGDPIGLQVGDLSKKVRKIMFTLDVLEEVVDEAIEKKVDLIIAHHPFLYRPTQHIDTTTKQGKMIKKLIKHDITVFAAHTNLDIAQGGVNDILADLLQLQDTTMIEETYTEPYCKIAVYVPENELESVRLALVNNGAGQIGTAYSECTFHTTGIGSFKPGVDANPTIGEKEQLTSIPEVKIEAIFPQYLTETITKAVKIAHPYEEPAIDVYTLETQTYKEGLGRVGTLPKKLGMVSFIDKLKTAFAIENVRFIGDLKTTVKKVAIIGGDGNKFIHQAKATGADVFITGDVYYHTGHDLLAINLPTIDAGHNIEKVMKGYLKTKMEEQAKILDYEAEFIVSEVNTDPFQFC; translated from the coding sequence ATGAAAGTCGCAAATGGCTACGAATACACAGCGATAATGGAAAAAATCGCACCTAAAAAGCTCGCAATGCAAGGCGATCCCATTGGTTTACAAGTAGGTGATTTATCCAAAAAAGTAAGAAAAATTATGTTTACCTTAGATGTGTTAGAAGAAGTGGTGGATGAAGCCATCGAAAAAAAGGTCGATTTAATTATCGCCCATCATCCATTCTTATATCGTCCAACCCAACACATTGATACAACAACAAAACAAGGGAAAATGATTAAAAAATTAATCAAACATGATATCACTGTTTTTGCCGCACACACGAATCTCGACATCGCTCAGGGCGGTGTAAACGACATTCTGGCAGACTTGCTCCAATTACAAGATACAACGATGATTGAAGAAACTTATACAGAACCTTACTGCAAAATCGCTGTTTATGTACCGGAAAATGAACTAGAAAGTGTTCGTTTAGCACTTGTCAACAACGGGGCTGGCCAAATCGGCACTGCTTATTCAGAATGTACTTTTCACACAACGGGTATCGGTTCCTTTAAACCAGGAGTAGATGCCAACCCAACGATTGGTGAGAAAGAACAGCTGACTTCCATTCCCGAAGTGAAAATAGAGGCGATTTTCCCGCAGTATTTAACAGAAACGATTACAAAAGCCGTGAAGATTGCGCATCCTTATGAGGAACCAGCTATTGATGTTTACACGCTAGAAACACAAACGTATAAAGAAGGCTTAGGTCGTGTCGGTACTTTACCGAAAAAACTCGGTATGGTTTCATTTATTGATAAATTAAAAACTGCTTTCGCGATTGAAAATGTTCGTTTTATTGGTGATTTAAAAACAACAGTCAAAAAAGTAGCGATTATTGGTGGTGATGGAAATAAATTTATCCATCAAGCAAAAGCTACTGGTGCAGATGTTTTTATTACCGGAGATGTCTATTACCACACAGGGCATGATTTATTAGCGATTAACCTTCCAACGATTGATGCTGGCCATAATATCGAAAAAGTAATGAAAGGCTATCTGAAAACCAAAATGGAAGAACAAGCGAAAATTTTGGATTATGAAGCAGAATTTATTGTTTCTGAAGTAAATACAGATCCATTCCAATTTTGTTAA
- a CDS encoding tRNA (adenine(22)-N(1))-methyltransferase: MNEEQLSKRLEKVASYITKNERIADIGSDHAYLPCFAIKNQTASFAIAGEVVDGPFQSAQKQVRSSGLTEQIDVRKGNGLAVIEKEDAIDTIVIAGMGGTLIRTILEEGAAKLAGVTKLILQPNIAAWQLREWSEQNNWLITSEAILREDNKIYEIMVLTPSEKPVAWTKQEIFFGPCLLQEQSAIFKSKWRHEANTWQNIIQTISNNQPISTENQAKIRELEHKIALVEDVLK; this comes from the coding sequence ATGAACGAAGAGCAACTATCGAAGCGACTCGAAAAAGTGGCTTCTTACATAACAAAAAATGAACGAATCGCAGACATCGGAAGCGACCATGCTTATTTACCATGTTTTGCAATCAAAAACCAAACAGCTTCTTTTGCTATTGCTGGCGAAGTCGTTGATGGACCTTTTCAATCTGCCCAAAAACAAGTCCGTTCTTCTGGCTTAACAGAACAAATTGATGTTAGAAAAGGGAATGGTTTAGCCGTTATCGAAAAAGAAGATGCGATTGATACGATTGTGATTGCTGGCATGGGTGGCACATTAATCCGCACGATTTTAGAAGAAGGCGCTGCAAAATTAGCTGGCGTAACTAAACTGATTTTGCAACCTAATATTGCAGCATGGCAGTTAAGAGAGTGGTCTGAACAAAATAACTGGCTTATTACTTCAGAAGCAATTTTACGGGAAGATAATAAGATTTATGAAATTATGGTGTTAACGCCCTCTGAAAAACCTGTTGCTTGGACGAAGCAAGAAATATTTTTCGGGCCTTGTTTACTACAAGAACAAAGCGCTATTTTCAAAAGCAAATGGCGACACGAAGCCAACACTTGGCAAAATATCATTCAAACCATTTCTAATAATCAACCGATTTCAACGGAAAACCAAGCGAAAATTCGTGAATTAGAACATAAAATCGCATTAGTAGAGGATGTGCTAAAATGA
- the rpoD gene encoding RNA polymerase sigma factor RpoD, with protein sequence MSDKTKNTKPVAELSVEQVKEALIEEGKKKGILTYAKIAARLAPFTLDSDQMDEYLEHVGEAGIEVSDDADDEDPDETELVKEETESFDLTDMSVPPGVKINDPVRMYLKEIGRVDLLTADEEIALAKRIEAGDIEAKGRLAEANLRLVVSIAKRYVGRGMLFLDLIQEGNMGLMKAVEKFDFNKGFKFSTYATWWIRQAITRAIADQARTIRIPVHMVETINKLIRVQRSLLQDLGRDPSPEEIGEEMDLPTEKVREILKIAQEPVSLETPIGEEDDSHLGDFIEDQDATSPSDHAAYELLKEQLEDVLDTLTDREENVLRLRFGLDDGRTRTLEEVGRVFGVTRERIRQIEAKALRKLRHPSRSKQLKDFLE encoded by the coding sequence ATGAGTGATAAAACAAAAAACACAAAACCAGTTGCTGAACTAAGCGTTGAGCAAGTAAAAGAAGCCCTGATAGAAGAAGGTAAGAAAAAGGGGATTTTAACTTATGCAAAAATCGCTGCCAGATTAGCTCCATTCACTTTAGATTCCGATCAAATGGATGAGTATTTAGAACATGTTGGTGAAGCAGGAATTGAAGTTTCTGACGATGCAGATGATGAAGATCCAGATGAAACAGAACTTGTAAAAGAAGAAACCGAATCCTTTGATTTAACAGATATGAGTGTACCACCAGGCGTAAAAATTAATGACCCTGTTCGCATGTATCTAAAAGAAATTGGTCGAGTTGACTTACTAACAGCAGATGAAGAAATTGCTTTAGCAAAACGTATCGAAGCTGGCGACATCGAAGCTAAGGGACGTCTTGCAGAAGCCAACCTACGTCTTGTTGTAAGTATTGCAAAACGTTATGTTGGTCGTGGGATGTTATTCCTTGATTTAATTCAAGAAGGTAACATGGGACTAATGAAAGCCGTTGAGAAATTCGACTTCAATAAAGGATTTAAATTCAGTACCTATGCAACATGGTGGATTCGTCAAGCAATAACCCGTGCGATTGCGGACCAAGCAAGAACTATCCGTATTCCTGTGCATATGGTGGAAACAATCAACAAACTAATCCGTGTACAACGTTCCTTATTACAAGATTTAGGCCGCGATCCTTCACCAGAAGAAATTGGCGAAGAAATGGACTTACCGACAGAAAAAGTTCGGGAAATCCTAAAAATCGCACAAGAGCCTGTTTCCCTTGAAACACCAATCGGCGAAGAAGATGATTCTCACCTTGGCGATTTTATCGAAGACCAAGATGCAACTTCACCATCTGACCACGCTGCTTACGAATTACTAAAAGAACAACTAGAAGACGTGCTTGATACGTTAACAGACCGTGAAGAAAACGTACTTCGCTTACGTTTCGGTCTTGATGATGGTCGTACGCGCACTTTAGAAGAAGTTGGTCGTGTATTTGGTGTAACTCGTGAACGGATTCGTCAAATTGAAGCCAAAGCATTACGTAAATTACGTCATCCAAGCCGCAGCAAACAATTGAAAGACTTCCTGGAATAA
- the dnaG gene encoding DNA primase, with amino-acid sequence MARIPEEVIDQVRNQADIVDIIGNYVQLKKQGRNYSGLCPFHGEKTPSFSVSPEKQIFHCFGCGKGGNVFSFLMEHDGLTFVESVKKVADMSHLDVSIELPEERDTSNLPKETSETAKMVEMHQLTAKLYHYILMETEEGAAALTYLKERGMSEQMMTTFQIGFAPNHHATITSFLEKRGMDLQLAGMAGLLSERDDGQMVDRFRNRIMFPITNDRGQIIAFSGRLFDRDDGPKYLNSPETPIFNKRRTLFHFSEARQAIRKQEEITLMEGFMDVISAEEAGVQNAVASMGTSLTEEHADLIKRLTNRAIICYDGDRAGIEAAYKAGTLLVERNRLDVFVLQLPAGKDPDDFIRASGAEKFKEIYKQQRMTWTAFKIHYLRKERNLQNETDQIAYIDDCLREIAKLDQAVERELYLKQLADEFELTIETLKQQLQQSLKNSQKSRQMASYNEPPIDDSFMGMMPQEDTEMLFSFEQPAQQKLSAHTISEQQLMKAMMESRDNFLLIKQLLGDTTFYHDNYEALYTYLIGYFAEGNDADPTKFMDSVPDAAMKGLISSLEMVISPDEQGKPQFEDYIRSLKRYKLEQKKKELEQELVTYNRENDNENEIRVMLEIVQLNRQLNSGQLD; translated from the coding sequence ATGGCGCGGATTCCTGAAGAAGTAATTGATCAAGTCCGGAATCAAGCGGATATAGTCGATATAATTGGTAATTATGTCCAATTAAAAAAGCAGGGACGAAATTACTCTGGCTTATGTCCTTTCCACGGTGAAAAAACGCCATCTTTTTCCGTATCACCAGAAAAACAGATTTTCCATTGTTTTGGGTGTGGTAAGGGAGGCAATGTTTTTTCCTTTCTAATGGAACACGATGGACTCACTTTTGTCGAATCGGTTAAAAAAGTAGCAGATATGAGCCATTTAGATGTGTCTATCGAGCTCCCAGAAGAACGCGACACAAGTAATTTACCGAAAGAAACTTCGGAAACGGCAAAAATGGTCGAAATGCACCAACTGACCGCCAAACTCTATCATTATATTTTGATGGAAACAGAAGAAGGCGCAGCAGCACTGACCTATTTGAAAGAACGCGGTATGTCTGAGCAGATGATGACCACCTTCCAAATTGGCTTTGCGCCAAATCACCATGCAACGATTACTTCTTTTCTAGAAAAAAGAGGCATGGACTTACAACTTGCTGGCATGGCCGGGCTTTTATCCGAACGTGATGATGGCCAAATGGTCGACCGTTTTCGGAATCGAATTATGTTTCCTATTACGAATGATCGTGGTCAAATTATCGCTTTTTCTGGTCGTTTATTTGATCGTGATGATGGACCGAAGTATTTAAATAGTCCTGAAACGCCTATTTTTAATAAAAGACGGACGTTATTCCATTTTTCTGAGGCAAGACAGGCTATTCGAAAACAAGAAGAAATCACGCTCATGGAAGGTTTTATGGATGTTATTTCCGCAGAAGAAGCAGGTGTTCAAAATGCCGTTGCTTCGATGGGAACTAGCTTAACCGAAGAACATGCAGATTTGATTAAAAGGCTCACTAATCGAGCTATTATCTGCTATGACGGTGACCGTGCTGGAATTGAAGCTGCCTACAAAGCAGGAACACTTCTAGTTGAACGGAATCGCTTAGATGTTTTTGTTTTGCAACTCCCCGCTGGAAAAGATCCCGATGACTTTATTAGAGCAAGTGGCGCAGAAAAATTCAAAGAAATCTACAAGCAACAGCGAATGACTTGGACTGCTTTTAAAATCCACTATTTGCGAAAAGAACGTAATTTGCAAAATGAAACAGATCAAATCGCCTATATTGACGATTGTCTGCGTGAAATTGCGAAACTGGATCAAGCCGTAGAACGAGAATTATACTTAAAGCAGCTAGCAGATGAATTTGAATTAACCATCGAAACATTAAAACAACAATTACAGCAATCACTTAAAAATAGTCAAAAATCACGACAAATGGCTAGTTATAATGAACCACCAATAGATGATTCTTTTATGGGGATGATGCCGCAAGAAGATACAGAAATGCTATTTTCTTTCGAGCAACCAGCACAACAAAAATTATCTGCCCATACAATCTCAGAGCAGCAGCTAATGAAAGCTATGATGGAAAGCCGAGATAATTTTCTTTTAATTAAGCAACTTCTTGGCGACACGACGTTTTACCATGATAATTACGAAGCGCTTTATACCTATCTAATTGGTTATTTTGCGGAAGGTAATGATGCGGATCCAACGAAATTCATGGATAGCGTTCCGGATGCTGCGATGAAAGGACTTATTAGTAGCCTCGAAATGGTTATTAGTCCAGATGAACAAGGTAAACCCCAGTTTGAAGACTATATTAGAAGTCTAAAACGGTATAAATTAGAACAAAAGAAAAAAGAACTTGAGCAAGAATTAGTGACGTACAATCGTGAAAACGACAACGAAAATGAAATTCGCGTCATGCTCGAAATCGTCCAACTCAACCGCCAGTTAAACAGCGGCCAATTGGATTAA
- a CDS encoding YaiI/YqxD family protein — MPQILVDADACPVKAEIKQVAKEFQLEVTFVASFNHYSVNTNGENWIFVDTGKESADMRMMNLAKKGDIIVTQDIGLASILLAKGTFVFSNRGELYREEEMSLMLDIRYRHAKERQQGKYSKGPKAMSDADRSLFQDRLTTFLQNK; from the coding sequence GTGCCACAAATTTTGGTTGATGCCGATGCTTGTCCAGTGAAAGCAGAAATAAAACAAGTAGCAAAAGAATTTCAATTAGAAGTCACTTTCGTCGCTTCGTTTAACCATTACTCTGTCAATACGAACGGAGAGAATTGGATTTTTGTTGATACGGGAAAAGAATCAGCGGACATGCGAATGATGAATTTAGCCAAGAAAGGCGATATTATCGTAACACAAGATATTGGCCTAGCTAGCATTCTACTTGCAAAAGGCACATTTGTCTTTTCTAATCGCGGTGAACTTTACCGAGAAGAAGAAATGTCATTAATGTTAGATATTCGCTATAGACATGCCAAAGAAAGGCAACAAGGTAAATATAGCAAAGGTCCAAAAGCAATGAGTGATGCAGATCGCTCGCTTTTCCAAGACCGATTGACCACATTTTTGCAAAATAAGTAA